A region of Pyxidicoccus parkwaysis DNA encodes the following proteins:
- the gyrB gene encoding DNA topoisomerase (ATP-hydrolyzing) subunit B encodes MEKTPATGAAVAPPPVEYGTDSITKLEGREAVRKRPGMYIGDTMTYGLHKLVYEVVDNSVDEALAGHCTDIEVVIHVDGSLSVQDNGRGIPVGPHPDPKFKGKDTLEIVLTELHAGSKFGNGAYKVSGGLHGVGVTCVNFLSEWFKVRVQTKGKVYEHSYERGIPTGPVQEVGSTDKRGTYIAFKPDTTVMETVDFNFETLSQRLRELAFLNAGLHITVRDLRTNKEHDFKFDGGIASFVEYLNKSKEVLHDKPIAFSTEREGVTLDIAMQWNDGYDERIYTFANNINTHEGGSHLSGFKAALTRTLNSYAEKGGQWKDLKETPTGEDAREGLSAVISVKLPNPQFEGQTKTKLGNSEVKGLVEQMVNDQLATFLEETPMVAKKVVAKIGDACRARIAARKARETVRRKGVLDGGGLPGKLADCQSRDPNESELYIVEGDSAGGSAKQGRDRRNQAILPLRGKILNVEKARFEKMLTSAEIVTLITALGTGIGAEDYDPEKARYHRIILMTDADVDGSHIRTLLLTFFFRQMPELLQKGYLYIAQPPLYKVTRNKKDMYVKDERALNEYLLRTASEHSRVLTPGGELGGAELKALLEKVITYEERLEKQSKRRDARVVDALVQATRMTAETLTDEAAIQAAVKDAYAYFERRMPDVLGRVKHDVVQDPEHHTKKLVFRTDVNGAMRESVFDHAFLSSPEYVDLAALRDAFAALGKAPYKVKVEAGEVTVFSVQEVLAAMRKDAQKGLGLQRYKGLGEMNPEQLWETTMNPATRTLLQVRVEDAVESDEIFSLLMGEAVEPRREFIERNALDVQNLDI; translated from the coding sequence ATGGAAAAGACCCCCGCTACCGGCGCAGCGGTCGCCCCGCCGCCCGTGGAGTATGGGACTGACAGCATCACCAAGCTCGAGGGCCGCGAAGCGGTCCGGAAGCGCCCCGGCATGTACATCGGCGACACCATGACCTACGGGCTCCACAAGCTCGTGTACGAGGTCGTGGACAACTCGGTGGACGAGGCCCTGGCGGGGCACTGCACGGACATCGAGGTGGTCATCCACGTGGATGGCTCCCTCAGCGTGCAGGACAACGGCCGCGGCATTCCCGTGGGTCCTCACCCGGACCCGAAGTTCAAGGGCAAGGACACGCTGGAAATCGTCCTCACCGAGCTGCACGCCGGCAGCAAGTTCGGCAACGGGGCCTACAAGGTCTCCGGCGGCCTGCACGGCGTGGGCGTCACCTGCGTGAACTTCCTCTCCGAGTGGTTCAAGGTCCGCGTCCAGACCAAGGGCAAGGTCTACGAGCACTCCTATGAGCGCGGCATCCCCACCGGCCCCGTGCAGGAGGTGGGCTCCACCGACAAGCGCGGCACGTACATCGCCTTCAAGCCGGACACCACGGTGATGGAGACGGTGGACTTCAACTTCGAGACGCTGAGCCAGCGCCTGCGCGAGCTGGCCTTCCTCAACGCCGGCCTGCACATCACCGTCCGCGACCTCCGCACGAACAAGGAGCACGACTTCAAGTTCGACGGCGGCATCGCGTCCTTCGTGGAGTACCTCAACAAGTCGAAGGAGGTGCTGCACGACAAGCCGATTGCGTTCTCCACGGAGCGCGAGGGCGTCACGCTCGACATCGCGATGCAGTGGAATGACGGCTACGACGAGCGCATCTACACCTTCGCGAACAACATCAACACCCACGAGGGTGGCAGCCACCTGTCCGGCTTCAAGGCCGCGCTCACGCGCACGCTGAACAGCTACGCGGAGAAGGGTGGCCAGTGGAAGGACCTCAAGGAGACGCCCACCGGCGAGGACGCCCGCGAGGGCCTGTCCGCGGTCATCTCCGTCAAGCTGCCCAACCCGCAGTTCGAGGGCCAGACGAAGACGAAGCTGGGCAACAGCGAGGTGAAGGGCCTGGTCGAGCAGATGGTGAATGACCAGCTCGCCACCTTCCTCGAGGAGACGCCGATGGTCGCCAAGAAGGTCGTGGCGAAGATTGGCGACGCCTGCCGTGCCCGCATCGCCGCCCGCAAGGCGCGCGAGACGGTGCGCCGCAAGGGCGTGCTGGACGGAGGTGGTCTCCCCGGGAAGCTCGCGGACTGTCAGAGCAGGGATCCGAACGAGAGCGAGCTCTACATCGTCGAGGGTGACTCCGCAGGCGGCTCCGCGAAGCAGGGCCGTGACAGGCGCAACCAGGCCATCCTCCCGCTGCGCGGCAAGATTCTGAACGTCGAGAAGGCGCGCTTCGAGAAGATGCTGACGAGCGCCGAAATCGTGACGCTGATTACCGCGCTGGGCACGGGCATCGGCGCCGAGGACTACGACCCGGAGAAGGCGCGCTACCACCGCATCATCCTGATGACGGACGCAGACGTGGACGGCAGCCACATCCGCACGCTGCTGCTCACGTTCTTCTTCCGCCAGATGCCGGAGCTGCTCCAGAAGGGGTACCTCTACATCGCGCAGCCGCCGCTCTACAAAGTGACGCGCAACAAGAAGGACATGTACGTCAAGGACGAGCGCGCGCTGAACGAGTACCTGCTGCGCACCGCTTCCGAGCACTCGCGCGTGCTGACGCCTGGCGGCGAGCTGGGTGGCGCGGAGCTGAAGGCGCTGCTGGAGAAGGTGATTACGTACGAGGAGCGCCTGGAGAAGCAGTCCAAGCGCCGTGACGCGCGGGTGGTGGACGCGCTGGTGCAGGCCACGCGGATGACGGCGGAGACGCTGACGGACGAGGCGGCCATCCAGGCGGCGGTGAAGGACGCCTACGCCTACTTCGAGCGGCGCATGCCGGACGTGCTGGGCCGCGTGAAGCACGACGTGGTTCAGGACCCCGAGCACCACACCAAGAAGCTGGTGTTCCGCACGGACGTGAATGGCGCGATGCGCGAGTCGGTGTTCGACCACGCCTTCCTGTCCTCTCCCGAGTACGTGGACCTGGCCGCGCTGCGGGATGCCTTCGCCGCGCTGGGCAAGGCGCCGTACAAGGTGAAGGTGGAGGCCGGTGAGGTGACGGTCTTCTCCGTGCAGGAGGTGCTGGCCGCCATGCGCAAGGACGCGCAGAAGGGCCTGGGCCTGCAGCGCTACAAGGGTCTGGGCGAGATGAACCCGGAGCAGCTCTGGGAGACCACCATGAACCCGGCTACGCGCACGCTGCTCCAGGTGCGGGTGGAGGACGCGGTGGAGAGCGACGAAATCTTCTCGCTGCTGATGGGCGAGGCGGTGGAGCCGCGTCGCGAGTTCATCGAGCGCAACGCGCTCGACGTGCAGAACCTGGACATCTGA
- a CDS encoding GNAT family N-acetyltransferase: MTNAELTTRLLSHVIAFRHLQRQRGQLRHLGLPGVDAFCLPYLAREVHFQQAYFQDAEALAAALPALEAFFRSHGVPAWRMVVPPGSAEGERVLGSAGYRPDERLSDAMGLVLAEVPDVPPSVPLVAPKTLAELVELNITAWGEWSGTLTVWNEGPPLPVHTLLACEAGRPLACGFTHDVGDTAGVFMVATAPEARGRGLASEVMRGLLAGARARGMVASVLQATPQAKAMYHRLGYRDLGAWANWVYRAD; encoded by the coding sequence ATGACGAATGCCGAACTGACAACGCGCCTGCTCTCCCACGTCATCGCCTTCCGACACCTCCAGCGCCAACGGGGCCAGTTGCGCCACCTGGGACTTCCGGGGGTGGACGCCTTCTGCCTGCCCTACCTCGCGAGGGAAGTGCACTTCCAGCAGGCGTACTTCCAGGATGCGGAGGCGCTGGCCGCCGCGCTGCCCGCGTTGGAGGCGTTCTTCCGGAGCCATGGCGTGCCCGCGTGGCGCATGGTGGTGCCGCCCGGGTCCGCCGAGGGCGAGCGGGTGCTGGGGAGCGCGGGCTACCGGCCGGATGAGCGCCTCTCGGATGCCATGGGGCTGGTGCTGGCGGAGGTGCCGGACGTGCCGCCCTCGGTTCCCCTCGTGGCGCCCAAGACGCTGGCCGAGCTGGTGGAGCTCAACATCACGGCCTGGGGCGAGTGGAGCGGCACGCTGACGGTGTGGAACGAGGGGCCGCCGCTGCCGGTGCACACGCTGCTGGCGTGCGAGGCGGGCCGTCCGCTGGCGTGTGGCTTCACGCACGACGTGGGGGACACGGCGGGCGTGTTCATGGTGGCCACGGCGCCGGAGGCGCGGGGACGCGGGCTGGCGTCGGAGGTCATGCGCGGACTGCTCGCGGGAGCGCGGGCGCGGGGGATGGTGGCGTCCGTGCTCCAGGCCACGCCGCAGGCGAAGGCCATGTACCACCGGCTGGGCTACCGCGACTTGGGCGCCTGGGCGAACTGGGTGTACCGGGCGGACTGA
- a CDS encoding helix-turn-helix domain-containing protein produces the protein MHLGATLRLLRVDAGVSLRDMARRIGVSSAYLSRVENGVDAPPTAERLAAIARELDVPPALLMDVAQRVSPYVAGYLEEVPGAGTLFLEIARRRLSGAQLTKVRAFLDAEFPVRAERGGAHVPPLGPLLAPERVVVRLSCSGWDDVLDVIAGRLCDALPGVHAGALVDELKRREEESSCAVGGGVAVPHAVFSGAPPVAALVTLAKPLKVDTPDGQPLRLVVATVDGRRSNARLVRLAHVARLSAHGLADRLLDARQPREVLSVLDELESLR, from the coding sequence ATGCACCTGGGTGCCACATTGCGGCTGCTGCGCGTGGATGCGGGCGTGTCCCTGCGGGACATGGCCCGGCGCATCGGCGTGTCGAGCGCGTACCTCAGTCGCGTGGAGAACGGAGTCGATGCGCCGCCCACCGCCGAGCGATTGGCCGCCATCGCCCGCGAGCTGGACGTTCCGCCCGCGCTGCTGATGGACGTGGCCCAGCGCGTGAGCCCGTACGTCGCGGGCTACCTGGAGGAGGTGCCCGGCGCGGGGACGCTCTTCCTCGAAATCGCGCGGCGGCGGCTCTCGGGGGCGCAGCTCACGAAGGTGCGCGCCTTCCTGGACGCGGAGTTCCCCGTGCGCGCCGAGCGCGGTGGCGCGCACGTGCCTCCGCTGGGCCCGTTGCTGGCCCCGGAGCGTGTCGTGGTGCGGCTGTCCTGCTCGGGCTGGGATGACGTGCTCGACGTCATCGCCGGGCGCCTGTGCGACGCGCTACCGGGCGTCCACGCGGGCGCGCTGGTTGATGAATTGAAGCGGCGTGAGGAGGAGTCCTCCTGCGCGGTGGGCGGAGGCGTGGCCGTGCCGCACGCAGTCTTCTCGGGCGCGCCGCCCGTGGCGGCCCTGGTGACGCTGGCGAAGCCGCTCAAGGTCGATACGCCGGATGGCCAGCCGCTGCGCCTCGTGGTGGCCACGGTAGACGGTCGCCGGAGCAATGCCCGGCTCGTGCGACTCGCGCACGTGGCACGGCTGTCCGCGCACGGCCTCGCGGACCGGCTGCTCGACGCACGGCAGCCGCGCGAGGTGCTCTCCGTCCTCGATGAGCTCGAGTCGCTTCGCTGA